The following are encoded together in the Mustela nigripes isolate SB6536 chromosome 11, MUSNIG.SB6536, whole genome shotgun sequence genome:
- the FZD9 gene encoding frizzled-9, whose protein sequence is MAVPPLGRAPLLLLWQLLAAGGAALEIGRFDPERGRGPAPCQAVEIPMCRGIGYNLTRMPNLLGHTSQGEAAAELAEFAPLVQYGCHSHLRFFLCSLYAPMCTDQVSTPIPACRPMCEQARLRCAPIMEQFHFGWPDSLDCARLPTRNDPHALCMEAPENATAGPAEPHKGLGMLPVAPRPARPPGDPASGPGPGGGGGGGGTCENPEKFQYVEKSRSCAPRCGPGVEVFWSRRDKDFALVWMAVWSALCFFSTAFTVLTFLLEPHRFQYPERPIIFLSMCYNVYSLAFLIRAVAGAQSVACDQEAGALYVIQEGLENTGCTLVFLLLYYFGMASSLWWVVLTLTWFLAAGKKWGHEAIEAHGSYFHMAAWGLPALKTIVILTLRKVAGDELTGLCYVASMDAAALTGFVLVPLSCYLVLGTSFLLTGFVALFHIRKIMKTGGTNTEKLEKLMVKIGVFSILYTVPATCVIVCYVYERLNMDFWRLRATEQPCSAASMPGGRRDCSLPGGSVPTVAVFMLKIFMSLVVGITSGVWVWSSKTFQTWQSLCHRKMAAGRARAKACRAPGGYGRGTHCHYKAPTVVLHMTKTDPSLENPTHL, encoded by the coding sequence ATGGCCGTGCCGCCGCTCGGCCGggcgccgctgctgctgctgtggcagCTGCTGGCGGCGGGCGGCGCGGCGCTGGAGATCGGCCGCTTCGACCCGGAGCGCGGGCGCGGGCCGGCGCCCTGCCAGGCGGTGGAGATCCCCATGTGCCGCGGCATCGGCTACAACCTGACCCGCATGCCCAACCTGCTGGGCCACACGTCGCAGGGCGAGGCGGCCGCGGAGCTGGCGGAGTTCGCGCCGCTCGTGCAGTACGGCTGCCACAGCCACCTGCGCTTCTTCCTGTGCTCGCTGTACGCGCCCATGTGCACCGACCAGGTGTCGACGCCCATCCCCGCCTGCCGGCCCATGTGCGAGCAGGCGCGCCTGCGCTGCGCCCCCATCATGGAGCAGTTCCACTTCGGCTGGCCGGACTCGCTGGACTGCGCGCGGCTGCCCACGCGCAACGACCCGCACGCGCTCTGCATGGAGGCGCCCGAGAACGCCACGGCCGGCCCCGCCGAGCCCCACAAGGGCCTGGGCATGCTGCCCGTGGCGCCCCGGCCCGCGCGGCCCCCCGGCGACCCGGCCTCGGGCCCTggccccggcggcggcggcggcggcggcggcacctGCGAGAACCCGGAGAAGTTCCAGTACGTGGAGAAGAGCCGCTCGTGCGCGCCGCGCTGCGGGCCCGGCGTCGAGGTGTTCTGGTCGCGGCGTGACAAGGACTTCGCGCTCGTCTGGATGGCCGTGTGGTCGGCGCTGTGCTTCTTCTCCACGGCCTTCACCGTGCTCACCTTCCTGCTGGAGCCGCACCGCTTCCAGTACCCCGAGCGCCCCATCATCTTCCTGTCCATGTGCTACAACGTCTACTCGCTGGCCTTCCTCATCCGCGCGGTGGCCGGCGCGCAGAGCGTGGCCTGCGACCAGGAGGCGGGCGCCCTGTACGTGATCCAGGAGGGCCTGGAGAACACGGGCTGCACCCTCGTCTTCCTGCTGCTCTACTACTTCGGCATGGCCAGCTCGCTGTGGTGGGTGGTGCTGACCCTCACCTGGTTCCTGGCCGCCGGCAAGAAGTGGGGCCACGAGGCCATCGAGGCCCATGGCAGCTACTTCCACATGGCGGCCTGGGGCCTGCCGGCCCTCAAGACCATCGTCATCCTGACGCTGCGCAAGGTGGCAGGGGACGAGCTCACGGGGCTCTGCTACGTGGCCAGCATGGATGCGGCGGCCCTGACGGGCTTCGTGCTGGTGCCTCTCTCCTGCTACCTGGTGCTGGGCACCAGCTTCCTCCTGACCGGCTTCGTGGCCCTCTTCCACATCCGCAAGATCATGAAGACGGGCGGCACCAACACGGAGAAGCTGGAGAAACTCATGGTCAAGATTGGGGTCTTCTCCATCCTCTACACGGTGCCCGCCACCTGCGTCATCGTGTGCTACGTCTACGAACGCCTCAACATGGACTTCTGGCGCCTTCGGGCCACAGAGCAGCCCTGCTCGGCTGCCAGCATGCCCGGGGGCCGGAGGGACTGCTCGCTCCCAGGGGGCTCGGTGCCCACCGTGGCTGTCTTTATGCTCAAAATCTTCATGTCGCTGGTGGTGGGCATCACCAGCGGTGTCTGGGTGTGGAGCTCTAAGACTTTCCAGACCTGGCAGAGCCTGTGCCACCGTAAGATGGCAGCTGGCCGGGCCCGGGCCAAGGCCTGCCGGGCTCCGGGGGGCTACGGCCGTGGCACCCACTGCCACTACAAGGCCCCCACCGTGGTCTTGCACATGACTAAGACGGACCCTTCTCTGGAGAACCCCACGCACCTCTAG